Part of the Chitinispirillales bacterium genome, AAAAAATAATTATATGCAAAATACTAATAATAATATAATTGAATACATTAAGCGAAATCGGAACGTAAGTATATTTTTTGCAGACGAATTTCGCAAATTCGGCAATAATGATGCTGTTAGGCAAGCATTGTCGCGATTATGTAGAAAAAATTTTTTGATACGGCTTTCAGCAGGTATTTACTTGTATCCAAAAATAGATAAAGAAATTGGTATCATTTTTCCGTCAATCGAAACCATTGCAAAAGTCATTGCCAAAAGAGAAAAAATTCGGCTAATTCCGACAGGTTCGTATGCTCTTAATGCTTTGGGACTTTCTACACAAGTGCCAGCAAAGGTTGTTTTTTTGACTGACGGAACAGCAAGAATTGTGAAAGTTGGTAAAAAAGCAACTATCAAATTTAAAAGAACAGTTGCCAAAAATTTGTCTTATAAAGGCAAAATTTCGTTGTTGGCAATTTTTGCATTAAAAGAAATTGGCAAAGACAAAGTAACAGGCGAACAACTGCAAAAAATAAGAGAGGCATTGCAGTACGAAAAGCGAG contains:
- a CDS encoding DUF6088 family protein, yielding MQNTNNNIIEYIKRNRNVSIFFADEFRKFGNNDAVRQALSRLCRKNFLIRLSAGIYLYPKIDKEIGIIFPSIETIAKVIAKREKIRLIPTGSYALNALGLSTQVPAKVVFLTDGTARIVKVGKKATIKFKRTVAKNLSYKGKISLLAIFALKEIGKDKVTGEQLQKIREALQYEKRENIIHDTGLAPVWISNILLKLIENEQIH